One Triticum dicoccoides isolate Atlit2015 ecotype Zavitan chromosome 4B, WEW_v2.0, whole genome shotgun sequence genomic window carries:
- the LOC119291706 gene encoding uncharacterized protein LOC119291706 produces MGGDGKLGAAEAAVCCMCGDHGLLPELFRCAACSFRSQHTYCTDRYPKAEAYGTCNWCLRAGQGSGDGGGADPSPVISTFKVPGRPVPAADRMDVPACSGGSRSMPGKVAARGDFAAELNKPIKKQQHRRRLLLQRSASDLSSGVRANRGAGPPSPGVARGRPRVRRYKLLEEVISS; encoded by the exons ATGGGAGGCGACGGCAAGTTGGGTGCCGCCGAGGCCGCCGTCTGCTGCATGTGCGGCGACCATGGCCTCCTGCCGGAGCTGTTCCGCTGCGCCGCCTGCTCCTTCCGCTCCCAGCACAC GTACTGCACGGATCGGTACCCCAAGGCGGAGGCGTATGGCACATGCAACTGGTGCCTGAGGGCAGGGCAAGgaagcggcgacggcggcggcgccgatCCTAGCCCGGTGATATCCACCTTCAAAGTGCCCGGCCGGCCTGTGCCGGCCGCTGACCGCATGGATGTCCCGGCTTGCAGCGGTGGCAGCAGATCGATGCCGGGGAAGGTCGCGGCTCGCGGCGACTTCGCCGCGGAGTTGAACAAGCCTATCAAGAAGCAGCAACACCGGCGGCGGCTCCTGCTGCAGCGGTCGGCGTCTGACCTGAGCAGTGGCGTCCGTGCCAACCGCGGCGCCGGGCCGCCCTCTCCCGGCGTCGCCCGGGGAAGACCGAGGGTTCGGAGGTACAAGCTCTTGGAAGAGGTCATCAGTAGCTAG